A single Phytohabitans houttuyneae DNA region contains:
- a CDS encoding SCO0607 family lipoprotein has translation MGILRRAFALPTAGLFVAALVVACGFQDAICGSGEYPVQQIDNTGRQCVAKGEEPPAGWTRYPAGQEPKRVDDEWDVYWRTHTINQHGEVIEAR, from the coding sequence GTGGGCATCCTGCGGCGCGCGTTCGCCCTACCCACCGCCGGCCTGTTCGTGGCCGCACTCGTCGTGGCCTGCGGCTTCCAGGACGCCATCTGCGGCTCAGGCGAGTACCCGGTGCAGCAGATCGACAACACCGGCCGGCAGTGCGTCGCCAAGGGCGAGGAGCCACCGGCCGGCTGGACCCGCTACCCGGCCGGCCAGGAGCCGAAGCGGGTGGACGACGAGTGGGACGTCTACTGGCGGACCCACACGATCAACCAGCACGGAGAGGTCATCGAGGCGCGGTAA
- a CDS encoding GNAT family N-acetyltransferase produces MEPPEKITVGELVLKRWEPEWAELATAAVRESLPELKRFLPWAKDSYDTAATHAFIATSTEEWAKGTTFNYAIFDTGGDLVGAIGLMSRMGPGVLEIGYWTRTRYAGRGYMTAAVEKLAQVALALPGIDRVAIRHDASNAASAAVATKAGFTEVDRIDREPEAPGETGTDIIRERRG; encoded by the coding sequence ATGGAGCCGCCCGAGAAGATCACTGTCGGTGAGCTGGTGCTCAAGCGCTGGGAGCCGGAGTGGGCCGAGCTCGCGACGGCGGCCGTGCGGGAGTCCCTGCCCGAGCTCAAGCGGTTCCTGCCGTGGGCAAAGGACAGCTACGACACGGCCGCCACGCACGCCTTCATCGCCACGTCGACGGAGGAGTGGGCCAAGGGCACGACATTCAACTACGCCATCTTCGACACGGGCGGCGACCTGGTCGGCGCGATCGGCCTGATGTCCCGGATGGGCCCCGGCGTGCTGGAGATCGGCTACTGGACCCGCACGCGGTACGCCGGCCGTGGCTACATGACCGCCGCCGTGGAAAAGCTGGCCCAGGTGGCCCTCGCCCTGCCCGGTATCGACCGGGTGGCCATCCGCCACGACGCCAGCAACGCCGCGTCGGCCGCGGTCGCCACCAAGGCCGGCTTCACCGAGGTCGACCGCATCGACCGGGAGCCGGAAGCGCCGGGCGAGACCGGCACCGACATCATCCGCGAACGCCGGGGCTGA